CGTATCCGTACAGGTTGGCGCCTTGCAGCACAACGCCCATGATCACGACGGGCtgtgagaaagaagaaaattttTCTGAAATAAACCCTGGTCATATTTCATATTCCCCTTATTAAATCCCACGAAAAGGCTAAAGGTGAACCTCTTCACTGCCATCAGTGTCTAATAGTGTCTGTTTCTATCATGATTCCTTGTTAAGATTTtgatctttgttttcattttttaaaagttacgACTTCTAACCTTACTGGGACCTTACTGCATCAGGTCATGTGCACCTCAAACGAGCATATAGCCTCCTGGGAAAACACCGGGTGCATGTCCGACACATCATCTCATAAAGCTTCAAATCACATTGTGAGCATTTCAGACATGGAGCATTCAGGCTGAAGGAGtccactgtgttcctgtgtCTGACTCCCAAACAACAATCTCGAGGGATAAAACCTGTAGTTTAAAACTGCCCTCTACGGACAGTTTCTTCTTTCTTAGGTGATGTTTTAGGTAACGTAGCTGCTAACCATCTGCtagccaaaacaaaaacactgaggcTTCAAACTGTGAAACCCAAAACCACAGGATGGCTTCAAACTGTTTATATGCAAATAAACCCAAAAGGAGCCACAGGATGGCTAACTGCCCATCTTTAACAAATTTCATATACAGTTTATATGCAAATAAATATTACTTGGAATCCCCCCCTCATGCAGCAGGAAAACTTTGAAAGCAAGCTTGAGATGCAGGGTGAGAGCAAGAAAACACTGGCACACGTTTACCAAGTAATTATTGTCTAATTTTACTTAAGAAAGCACCAAGAACTAATAGGGTTCAGTGGGCTTAGAGCTGAGAGACACAGCCAGGAATGCTAGGTAAGACAGTGCTGTGAGAAAAATTTAATTGGATTTGTTGATAATAAGAAAAACAGCACTTGTCCAGTCACTTAAATCTAACAACTTACCATCCATTTAATCCTGAATGAAAACAGGGTGCTAAAGACAAAGATGACCCAGAGGATGGGGCAAACAATCAGTCCGAGCCAGAATATTCTGGACTCTGAATCTGATGCTTGCTGCTTCCCTGTACCCTGAAGAAGACGGAAACATATCTCAGTTAGGACATGCGAACATGATAAGGCCTACTGACTGTAAACATCTGGGCGGTGCAACCCGATACAGAGCAAGAGGTCAAGGTCACGTTTAGCTAAAGCTCCAAGTCAGAGCCAGAGCAGATTCAGCAGAGATGCATCTCACCTTCCTCGACTCAAACACCCAGTGGCTTCGTCCATCATCATCAACCTGATTCCACCACCGCAGACCAACCATCAACCTCCCAGTGATGTTCTGCAGATGGAGAGATTTATGGCTTCGTTACGGAGACTCTGGCAAATCTTATTCACATGGTGCTGGATCCGAACACTGTTTCCTAGGTTTAATTATTTAGTCTTTGTGTAACAGTGTGACTCTGGAAACTGAGTCCAGTTCCACATCTGCCTTACAGAGTGCAACCAGAGATATTATCCAAGGAGATTCTACAGAAGATTTAGGAAAgccttaaagaaaaaaaaaatggcactcAATGAGCCAATCGATCGcccaaacagaaaaaacattaaCCCTGTACATGTACGCACTAAAGGGTCACAACAGCTTCAGCTGTGTGGTAAAAGGCACCACGTACCTGATAGTGCAGTAAAGATGTCACGATGTCAGATCTTTTATCAGATCTAACTGCTGATTTTCTAcgtgcagtttttcttttccagtaaaAGCTAAAATGCTGCTTTCAGCTGTTGCTTTGCCCCAAGGCGTCACCACAGCGAGTAGCTCAGCATGCTTGATTTGGCAGTTTCCCACCATGTGATTTCCATTCAACCCCAAAAAGGATTTGCATCTCCAGCTGGAATCGTACCAGCAACCTGCCAAGTGAGTTTGCTAACCACTCCACCAGTGACCACTGAAATTAATCCCATAGCTCTCGTTCATTTCTGTTGATAAGGGATTCAAATTGATTCCAAGATGGCAGTTTTGTTGTGAGATTTGCTTTTAGAAGGACCAGTTTATGTGGACTTGTTGTTCACTACCATGAGGCTATTTAAACTGATTCAACATGAACATCACCAGCACACAATAACAGTGCCACAAGAACCAGTGAACGACAAACATCCAGAAACCAGATGTTTTTAAATCTCACTGTAGGCAGTGAAGCTACAGTGATTAAATAAAGAGCACGTTACAAATGTCAGGCTGGCCTGTAAactctgcttcacttcatcaTGATTATGACTGGATGTTTGCAGTACCGGCTGTTGCATATCCCGTCTCCAAGGCTCCGGACTGTCTGTCAATAAACACGACGGTTGGATCTATGACCAAACTTTTCACCATGTTTTTCTCACGACTGCTCATCATCTCATCCCAGCACCGACAATTCATTCAAAACTAATAATATATAACCCAAAGGTGAAAACAGTTGGCAAGCTTTTAGGACGACTTCCAATCTCGCTTTTAAGCTcctgattaattttttttatctcatCTGGTCCACTCTTCCTCTGAGTTCTGGCTttaagaaatccaaaaaaaaaaaagcaaaaaagcccCACCAAGATATTTAATTATAATCAATACAACATCCCTACAGTGGTGATATTAAAGTGATAAGAGACACACCTTTACTGTCCAGAAGTCACATGAGAGCAGAAGGATTATTGTGACCATGCAGGCGATGAAGCTCCCACCAATGAGCTCAGCGAGCAGGTACACGATGATGGCACTGACTCTGAAGAAGAGGTGGAAGAAGGCTGCTACCGGATGCCTGGTGACACATTAATAACAattataatcattattattaacaaGAACAAATAATTAATTCTAAAATATTGTCTCTAATAGTCAACTAGCCTATATCAGATGATAGTGATAACTTAGCAGACAGATCAGTGAATTTCTTGTTAAAGTGTGAAAACATTCTCAACATGTGCAGAGAAAATGTTAAATCCTTCAGCGATCTGCAAACTTACTTAACGCCCGACTTCTTCGACCTTTTCCCTGCGTCATCCTCGGCATCAAACAGAGACACGTCTTCATCGTTGGTATCCTGAGGGATCAATAAGGACGAGGCTTAAAACCCCAGAGACATAAAACCATGTGACCTAAAAGTCTCGTCTCTCTGTGGGTAGGGGTCATCAGAGGAGTAAGACTGACAACAGgttgtttaaaacagaaatcTGGAGGTTTATTAAAACTAATACACTGTAACAGGTTGTTTCTGAGCTTTTAacatcataaataaatattccaaGTCCTCACAGTACAACTTCATATGCCTCCAAACACACTCCTGTAGTTGGGGTAATAATTTTTTCATCACTATATTATCAAGAGATTCAGTTTACTAACTTAAATGGCAAAAGTAATCTTCAAATGCTGACATTTAACAAGTTAGAACCAACAAGAGTACCAAGAAAATGAGCAAATGAAAAAACTGAGTTTGAcaatagttattattattgaaaacataacatttcttcATTATTCTTGCACTCTAACAGCTGTCAgctcaaacacagagcaggcCTAACACGAAGATCTTATTAAGCTTGCGAAGTTGCTTCTAAATGTTACCAGGTGAACAAAAAGTGAATTCCTTTGTCCTGTAAATTGGAAAAACCAAATACTTACCAGCTGCTTAAAGAAGAGCAGCTGATAATAAAGAGTGGAGTGAGGTCACTTTAGCTTCTCTGTGCCTGGAGACAAATTAAAGCTCACACTTTTGTTTGCTCGTATTATAAACAGCTCAAACATTGCCACGTTAGCAGGATGTAGCTTAATTTCACGTTTTGTCACCTTGTTTGCTGATGTTGGTTCAGGATGAAGCTAACTTTAGCTATCGTTAGCTGACACCGAAACACAACAGATGCCCGCAAGCGTAAATTTAGCCGCATACAACTTTAAAGCGAACACTCTGATCGTgtttttatgagtagaaaactTCACCGTTTGATCCGTTTTAAAAACGTTAATTTAACGCTGAGCAGAAATGTTAGCATCTTAACTACTTAGCAATATTAGCACCAAAGATGTCCAACCGGGCTGGGAATGATTCATCTTCATTAATTAATTTCACTGACGGTTAATGCTTAAGTGATGCCGCGTTTGCTGTTAGCGACACTAagacattatttaaaaatagtaaATAATTGTGCTCTTACTTACTGCTAGCATCTTGAAACTTGGTCAGGCTCTTCCTGCTTACATGGTCAGTTACACGTCACTATAGTCAGGTGACCAAAACGCGCCACGTCACTGAAGGCCACGTGGTTTCTCgattaaaaagtgtttgatGTAATAtcttatttttgaaaaacaaaattttttGGATCGTAAAATGATTACCACgtataacataaaatatatatttaatatatcttTATACTAATAATTTgcaataatatttttttgcattttattgtttttgttttattacaatttcttttcttttttaagtgtataatttttaagttttaattGATTCATGAAATTGTGTACTTGTTGCATACTATTACTCAGAAATAGGTTAATCCATCCAATTCAGGCTTGCAGGGGAGGGGGTACACCACAGAAAGGTCGCCAGGGGTCCTGACACAAAGAGACAGTCAATCACACTCACATCCGCACCTATAGCTAATTTAGAATCAGCAGTCATCCAAACATCTGCATATCTTTGTacaggaagccagagtacctgaaAGAACTCACGCAGACCAATGGAGAACATGCAAGCTGCACATAGAGAGGTCTCGATTCAAAGCccagaccttcttgctgtgagattAGGTACAAGATAATCATCAAAGATATTTTAAGtgtactgattttttttttaatcctggcTTTGGTAATTTAACAGTACACCCGATTCACATGGATGAAAGAGGCCTTtgagcacagacagagacacaaactGCAAACCATGCAGTTGGTTGTGCTTTGTTCACCTGTGTGCATGTCTGATATTTTGTCTCTGTTTGTGATTCTTCCTGCTCATTTTGCATCTCTTTAGTTCTTAAATGTACACTGGCAAGTATTTTTGCTgcaaaagctgcaaaacaaaagctgcatttgttttgcagcttttgtTCACTTTTACATCAATGAAGAAATGTGCCTTTTTATCCCTAAGTGACCAAAGCTTGCTGCACTCATCTTTCTTTTTAACGAGCAAATCTACAGGTtgatttacttgaacaaatcaCTGTAGTCTGGCCTCTGCTCAACGGAGAGATACAACAATTTAGCTTTTCAGGGGAAAAAAGTGTTAAAGAGTAAGGTATAACGCATGTCAGGGAAACTACAAAATTCTAAATCCTAAATGATCCACTCAGTTTTTGAAATCGTTTTTTGTGCCACAGAAATGTACATTAGCAAATGTTTAAAGGATGCTGTTGATTTGATGATGTGGAGTGTTTCAAACTGTCAACAAAACCAGGCATTTGTTTTGCAAATGCAGATACGCCTTTTTATTTGCATACAGAAAATATAGAACATTTCCGGTAACAGTAGTGCCAAAGGCACAGGGGAGAAAAGAATCAATATGACATGATCCCAAATgagaaacagtttattagttttacaacaaaaataaatctcCTGTAAACAAGTTGTAACAGTTCAAGAGTTCGTCTCTTTATTTTCCAGAATCAGTACAGCACGCTCCTATAATTAAGTTCTCCAAGAAAAGTGGTTTATGAAGCAATATCTTCTGTTGTAGGTGAGGTGGGAGGAGACGGGGTTTTCGGAGGTAAAGGTTCCCCAGGCGCCACCAAGAGAACAGTGTTCTCCTTCTTGGGCAGCCAGAACGCTGGGTATAAAGGCTCTAGGAACTCTGTCTGGTACTTGTGGATGAGCGTCATGGTCTCACCCACCCCGTAGAATGCCAGTAGGCCTTGCGTGTAGTCCACATAAACCCCAATACGACtaaacatctccacattcagggGAGTTTCCACATCACAGTGCCAGGCCGAGAAGTTACGGCCATTCCACTGAAGGCACCAGGAGAAGCTGTTCCCCGTGATGCAGCTGTTGCTCTCGTTGCCCTTGCGGTCAAGGCTCTTGTACGTGAGGCCCACATGAGTGCTTTCACCGTGGATGTCCGCCTCAAAGTAGTGCCGGCCCATGTAGAAGCTCTCCACGGCCAGAACCTGACGCCAGTTCTCAAAGCGTTCGGGCACATCGGGGTAAGGATGCTGCCAGGGCGTGGTGTTTGTcacctttttgttttcctccaTTAGGCGGAGGAACTTATGAGCCGTCACAGGATCGAAACTCACTTGGGCAGCATCTGCAAAGGATTGTTGTGTATGTCAGTTTACTTATGTTACGCAACAAGACAGGCAGGAGTGCAAATAGCAGTGCAGTTAGGGACTGTTAGGGCCTATAACACCAAACACAAGGCTTATAGCCTTCAGGTCCCATCAGGGAGCGATGTGGAGCATCACTACAGTcattaaatgttaataattttaatct
The Oreochromis aureus strain Israel breed Guangdong linkage group 8, ZZ_aureus, whole genome shotgun sequence DNA segment above includes these coding regions:
- the tvp23b gene encoding Golgi apparatus membrane protein TVP23 homolog B isoform X1, which produces MLADTNDEDVSLFDAEDDAGKRSKKSGVKHPVAAFFHLFFRVSAIIVYLLAELIGGSFIACMVTIILLLSCDFWTVKNITGRLMVGLRWWNQVDDDGRSHWVFESRKGTGKQQASDSESRIFWLGLIVCPILWVIFVFSTLFSFRIKWMPVVIMGVVLQGANLYGYVRCKVGGKTSLKNMATNYFGRQFLKQTLSKEEES
- the tvp23b gene encoding Golgi apparatus membrane protein TVP23 homolog B isoform X2, with amino-acid sequence MVTIILLLSCDFWTVKNITGRLMVGLRWWNQVDDDGRSHWVFESRKGTGKQQASDSESRIFWLGLIVCPILWVIFVFSTLFSFRIKWMPVVIMGVVLQGANLYGYVRCKVGGKTSLKNMATNYFGRQFLKQTLSKEEES